The Cydia amplana chromosome 11, ilCydAmpl1.1, whole genome shotgun sequence genome includes a region encoding these proteins:
- the LOC134652320 gene encoding monocarboxylate transporter 10-like, producing MPQKPISPKPYDNRKSVTVVASRVSRRGSVEGTEETEIQAQVHVPEEGGWGWVVVTAAFCSTFLMDGISMTFGSMRPDITFDLGISETITSLINSIALALYLIAGPLVSALINRFGFRACAMTGSIICSLSLFTSYFLATYGPLILFYGVFFGLGLALINMATGLVVGFYFEKKRSLAIAISTFGSSVGVMVWYPINVNLVNVAGWRSLTLLHSGMFGIIYFLGMTYRPLLELHVVKTEVTDQPTRTVTYLPNVAAAAASQGPKSDGTKPTAAERLFAAVKNDNFPTGAAVVKDNDEPQALSSQPGPSAGAPHVSKLTITAITPKGGISKRHLQQVKSIMSKTSMAGDAKQQKLQIAVQEEEEPKKVSCWGRLCNWEQHVPESRPMYRDDAFYDGKIEHLPEYQKSRAAVVPEEETGLEYQLAVSRAATAQDLQERRGVFTTAVRRVLATMMDPKLLKLTTFKLFCASGFLIYLGFLVPYSYIQVRNLHAGIDPKHCSLFVSALGGCNGLGRLSFGFIATKICPIKLTATALCVAGVSTIISNFSFNTIFQYAYCGLYGFSVACVVSLRALMLVKLYGLEKLTNATGMILLFQGIGSLISTPLAGALTERFGFTVAFCVAGLFITLGGLILIPVNYIYLKENPLVPPKPDKNKKKSVASNQPVISKTKK from the coding sequence ATGCCCCAAAAACCGATTTCACCCAAACCATACGATAACCGTAAGAGTGTTACTGTTGTTGCAAGCAGAGTAAGTAGACGCGGCAGTGTTGAGGGGACAGAAGAAACTGAGATCCAGGCACAAGTTCATGTACCCGAAGAAGGGGGTTGGGGCTGGGTGGTCGTTACAGCTGCATTCTGTTCAACATTTTTAATGGATGGCATATCAATGACGTTTGGCAGTATGCGTCCAGATATAACCTTCGATCTCGGTATTTCTGAAACGATAACATCGTTAATCAACTCGATTGCTCTGGCTTTATATTTAATAGCAGGACCTTTAGTGTCTGCTTTAATAAATCGATTTGGGTTTAGAGCCTGTGCTATGACAGGTTCAATAATATGTTCTCTTTCATTATTCACttcttattttttagccacttaTGGAcctcttattctattctatggCGTATTTTTTGGCTTGGGGCTTGCTCTAATCAATATGGCTACAGGTCTTGTCGTGGGCTTTTATTTCGAAAAAAAACGGTCTTTAGCAATAGCGATATCTACATTTGGCTCCAGTGTTGGGGTTATGGTTTGGTATCCAATTAACGTAAATTTAGTTAATGTAGCAGGTTGGCGTTCATTGACTTTACTTCATTCGGGGATGTTtggaattatttattttcttggaATGACTTACCGACCTTTACTCGAGTTACATGTAGTAAAAACTGAAGTTACAGACCAGCCAACTCGTACAGTTACGTATTTGCCAAACGTGGCAGCAGCTGCAGCATCTCAAGGGCCTAAATCTGACGGCACTAAACCAACAGCAGCAGAACGTCTATTCGCTGCAGTGAAGAACGACAATTTTCCCACAGGTGCTGCTGTGGTGAAAGACAATGACGAACCTCAAGCTCTATCAAGTCAGCCTGGGCCTTCTGCTGGAGCTCCACATGTCTCCAAACTAACTATTACTGCAATTACACCAAAAGGTGGTATCAGTAAACGTCATTTACAACAAGTCAAATCTATCATGTCTAAAACTAGCATGGCGGGGGATGCTAAACAACAGAAACTGCAAATTGCTGtccaagaagaagaagaacccAAAAAAGTGAGTTGTTGGGGCCGGCTCTGTAATTGGGAGCAACATGTGCCCGAATCACGGCCTATGTACCGGGATGACGCATTTTATGACGGAAAAATTGAACATTTGCCTGAATACCAAAAAAGTAGGGCCGCAGTTGTGCCTGAAGAAGAAACTGGGCTCGAGTATCAGCTAGCAGTGTCCCGTGCGGCTACTGCACAGGATTTACAAGAGCGTCGCGGCGTATTCACTACGGCGGTACGGAGAGTTCTTGCAACAATGATGGACcccaaattactaaaattaacaacctttaaattattttgtgctagTGGATTccttatttatttaggttttttagTACCTTATTCATATATACAAGTCAGAAACTTACACGCTGGTATTGATCCAAAGCATTGTAGCTTATTTGTCAGTGCACTGGGGGGATGTAATGGTCTGGGCAGGCTCAGTTTTGGTTTTATAGCTACTAAAATTTGCCCAATAAAACTAACGGCTACCGCGTTGTGTGTTGCTGGCGTGAGTACCATAATATcaaatttttcattcaacacGATTTTTCAGTATGCATATTGTGGTTTATACGGGTTTAGTGTAGCTTGTGTGGTTAGTCTCAGGGCTTTGATGCTTGTTAAGCTTTACGGACTAGAGAAGCTAACAAATGCCACAGGCATGATATTGCTATTTCAAGGAATAGGAAGCTTAATCAGCACACCATTAGCAGGTGCTTTGACAGAACGTTTTGGATTCACTGTTGCATTCTGTGTGGCTGGGCTATTTATTACGTTAGGTGGTCTAATTTTGATACCTGtgaattacatatatttaaaagaaaatcctTTGGTACCACCGAAACcggacaaaaataaaaaaaaatctgtagcATCAAACCAGCCTGTAATCAGTAAAACTAAAAAGTAA
- the LOC134652319 gene encoding uncharacterized protein LOC134652319, with the protein MPPKQISSTTYDNDKRESVTVIKSRKNRRVSFGAAKVTEETEIQAQVHVPEEGCWGWVVVAAAFCVTFIMDGIALTFGSIRPDMTLDLNVSETMTALINSIALALYLIAGPLVSALVNRFGFRACCMAGSVTCSLSLFFSYFLANVGGLILFYGFLCGIGFALINMSTGLVVGFYFEKRRSIAIGIATLGTSVGVMLWYPINSNLVKLSGWRSVTLFHSGMFGIIYFLAMTFRPLLSLHVVKTEVTEEPTRTVTYLPNVAAASSQADQPDTAKPSGSERLFAAVKNDQFPTAADVVENDEEPQILSSQPGPSAESPHASKLTLTVMTPKSGISNRQLQQVKSIISKTNSMMDVTKQKVQVNVPEKEPKKVSCWGRLCNWERHVPESRPMYRDDAFYDGKVERLPEYQRRKGAVVAEEGTGLEYQLTVSRTAAAHDLQERRGVFTTAVRRVLATMMDPKLLKLSTFRYFCAAGFLVYLGFLVPVAYIQVRNLQAGVDPRHCSLFVSAIGGFNGLGRLGFGLLAIKFCPIKLSVAGLCTGGAITMLSHVSFNMYFQYIYCSLFGFSVACVISCRALMLVKLYGLEKLTNATGMLLLFQGIGSLISTPLAGILSEHFGYTVAFIVSGASLFLGGLVLARMYVIFLKEKLLVSPSPSEGSNQPVNSKK; encoded by the coding sequence ATGCCTCCGAAACAAATTTCATCAACGACATACGACAACGATAAGCGAGAGAGTGTTACGGTcattaaaagtagaaaaaatagACGTGTCAGTTTTGGAGCAGCAAAAGTTACAGAAGAAACTGAGATCCAAGCACAAGTTCATGTACCCGAAGAAGGGTGCTGGGGCTGGGTGGTCGTTGCAGCCGCATTTTGTGTAACATTTATTATGGATGGCATAGCATTAACATTTGGAAGTATACGTCCAGATATGACCTTAGACCTCAATGTTTCTGAAACAATGACAGCTTTAATCAACTCGATTGCTCTGGCTTTATATTTAATAGCAGGGCCCTTAGTTTCTGCTTTAGTAAATCGATTTGGATTTAGAGCTTGTTGCATGGCAGGCTCGGTAACATGTTCTCTCTCTTTATTTTTCTCTTATTTTTTAGCCAACGTCGGTGGGCTTATTCTGTTTTATGGATTTTTATGTGGTATCGGATTTGCTCTAATTAATATGTCTACAGGACTTGTAGTGGGCTTTTATTTCGAAAAAAGACGTTCTATAGCAATAGGAATAGCTACACTTGGTACTAGTGTTGGGGTCATGCTTTGGTATCCAATAAACTCAAATTTAGTGAAATTATCCGGTTGGCGCTCAGTGACCTTATTCCATTCGGGAATGTTTGGGATAATTTATTTTCTTGCTATGACTTTTCGTCCTTTACTCTCGTTACATGTAGTTAAAACCGAAGTTACAGAAGAGCCAACTCGTACAGTTACGTATTTGCCGAATGTTGCAGCTGCTTCATCTCAAGCAGATCAACCTGACACCGCTAAACCATCGGGATCAGAACGTCTATTCGCTGCAGTGAAGAACGATCAGTTTCCCACAGCAGCTGATGTGGTGGAAAATGATGAAGAACCTCAAATTCTATCAAGTCAGCCAGGGCCTTCAGCTGAATCTCCACATGCCTCTAAACTGACGCTCACTGTAATGACGCCAAAAAGTGGTATCAGTAACCGTCAATTACAACAAGTAAAATCTATAATATCTAAAACTAATAGCATGATGGACGTCACCAAACAGAAAGTGCAAGTTAATGTCCCAGAAAAAGAACCCAAAAAGGTGAGTTGTTGGGGACGACTCTGTAATTGGGAGCGACATGTGCCCGAGTCACGACCGATGTACCGGGATGACGCATTTTATGACGGAAAAGTGGAACGTTTGCCTGAATACCAAAGAAGAAAGGGCGCAGTTGTTGCTGAAGAAGGAACTGGCCTTGAGTACCAGCTAACAGTGTCCCGTACGGCCGCTGCACACGATTTACAAGAGCGTCGCGGCGTATTCACTACAGCAGTTCGGAGAGTTCTTGCTACAATGATGGACcccaaattattaaaattaagtaccttTAGATACTTTTGTGCTGCGGGTTTCCTAGTTTACTTAGGTTTCTTAGTACCTGTCGCATATATACAAGTCAGAAACTTACAGGCTGGTGTTGACCCAAGGCATTGTAGCTTATTTGTAAGTGCAATAGGAGGATTTAATGGTCTAGGCAGATTGGGTTTTGGTTTATTAGCTATAAAATTTTGTCCTATAAAATTATCTGTAGCTGGATTGTGTACTGGCGGTGCGATTACCATGCTGTCGCATGTTTCATTCAATATGTATTTTCAGTATATCTATTGCAGTTTATTCGGCTTCAGTGTAGCTTGTGTGATTAGCTGTAGGGCTTTGATGCTTGTCAAGCTTTATGGACTAGAGAAGTTAACAAATGCAACaggaatgttattattatttcaaggAATAGGGAGTTTAATCAGCACACCATTAGCAGGTATTTTGAGCGAGCACTTTGGATACACGGTTGCTTTTATTGTATCCGGGGCGTCCCTATTTTTAGGTGGTCTAGTGTTGGCACGaatgtatgtaatatttttgaaagAAAAACTTTTGGTCTCCCCATCTCCATCTGAAGGGTCCAATCAGCCAGTAAATAGCAAAAAGTAA
- the LOC134652416 gene encoding SRSF protein kinase 2 — protein MSSKSDVNRRVLAIQAKKKRHKLGKKKNREEEHGGGGQGNGLRNQNQNRLEPTHSSSNETIEEDDDEQYDSDDEEQEDSADYCKGGYHPVKIGDLFLNRYHVTRKLGWGHFSTVWLCWDLIDKRFVALKVVKSAPHFTETALDEIKILKSVRDSDPSDPKRNKTVQLLNDFKITGVNGTHVCMVFEVLGHHLLKLILKSNYRGIPRDNVKTIIHQVLEGLDYLHTKCKIIHTDIKPENVLVCVDETYIRKLAAEATELHSLGLRLPHSLISTAPKEFQEQVVTGKMSRNKKKKLKKKAKRQSMLLKKQMEQIEEMEEQKKVEVSDSAPMSQDNDDSPQTPEEASVIETTRSEADSNLNEANLNGCNDYEKVDDEAFDTDADAVQVRSKSLGCGDDVGTPMSEGDMTDTPPSFNSESTKGKSLEKQPDPAFEICDLEVKIADLGNACWVHRHFTEDIQTRQYRSLEVLLSAGYGTSADIWSTACMAFELATGDYLFEPHSGDGYSRDEDHLAHIIELLGDIPKRIAASGKYSKVFFNKKGELRNITGLKPWGLVSVLTEKYEWSHTDAEEFADFLKPMLDFDPNRRATAYECLQHPWLKIANSEQKEKKEKKEKESSVNSTPNTEELSQTDKPAKRRAKKVYT, from the coding sequence ATGAGTTCTAAATCAGATGTAAATAGAAGGGTACTCGCCATTCAGGCGAAAAAGAAGCGGCATAAATTaggaaaaaagaaaaatcgCGAGGAAGAGCACGGTGGTGGAGGACAAGGAAACGGGCTCCGCAACCAGAATCAGAATCGACTGGAGCCCACGCACAGCTCTTCCAACGAGACGATCGAGGAGGACGACGACGAGCAGTACGACAGTGACGACGAGGAGCAGGAGGACAGCGCCGACTACTGCAAGGGTGGATACCATCCTGTCAAAATCGGAGACTTGTTTCTTAACCGCTACCACGTTACAAGGAAATTAGGCTGGGGCCATTTCTCGACGGTATGGCTCTGTTGGGATCTTATCGACAAACGGTTTGTAGCGTTAAAAGTTGTGAAATCCGCGCCCCACTTTACAGAAACTGCCCTAGacgaaattaaaatattaaagtcCGTTCGCGATAGCGATCCCTCGGATCCTAAGCGGAACAAGACCGTACAGCTGCTCAACGACTTCAAGATCACTGGAGTCAATGGCACCCATGTGTGTATGGTGTTTGAGGTCCTAGGACACCACTTACTGAAGCTTATCCTGAAGTCCAATTATAGAGGCATCCCTCGAGATAATGTGAAGACAATTATACACCAAGTGCTAGAAGGCTTGGATTATCTCCATACTAAGTGCAAGATAAttcatacagatataaagcctgaaaatgtgttagtgtgtgtGGATGAGACATACATTCGCAAGCTAGCAGCTGAAGCTACCGAGCTACATTCCTTGGGCTTGAGATTGCCCCACTCCCTGATAAGCACTGCACCAAAGGAATTCCAAGAACAAGTAGTGACAGGTAAGATGAGTAGGAATAaaaagaagaaattaaaaaagaagGCTAAGCGTCAGTCCATGCTGCTCAAGAAACAAATGGAACAAATAGAAGAGATGGAAGAGCAGAAAAAGGTTGAAGTCAGTGACTCGGCGCCCATGTCTCAGGATAATGATGATTCACCCCAGACACCCGAGGAAGCCAGTGTCATTGAGACGACCCGCTCTGAAGCTGACTCCAACTTAAATGAAGCTAACCTGAACGGCTGCAATGACTATGAAAAAGTAGACGATGAGGCATTCGATACTGATGCTGATGCAGTGCAGGTGAGAAGTAAGTCACTTGGTTGCGGCGATGATGTCGGCACCCCAATGTCGGAAGGAGACATGACTGACACCCCTCCTTCATTTAACTCCGAGTCCACTAAGGGTAAGTCTTTGGAAAAACAGCCTGACCCAGCTTTTGAAATATGTGATCTGGAAGTCAAGATTGCTGATCTTGGAAATGCTTGCTGGGTTCACCGACATTTCACAGAAGATATTCAAACCCGGCAATATCGCTCCCTCGAAGTACTGCTTAGTGCAGGGTATGGAACATCTGCAGATATTTGGAGCACTGCCTGTATGGCCTTTGAACTGGCGACTGGAGACTATTTGTTTGAGCCTCATTCGGGCGATGGCTACAGCAGAGATGAAGACCATCTGGCACACATCATTGAGTTACTTGGAGACATTCCTAAGCGTATTGCTGCTTCCGGGAAGTATTCTAAAGTATTCTTTAATAAGAAAGGAGAGCTGAGGAATATAACAGGTCTGAAGCCATGGGGTCTAGTGTCTGTCCTCACAGAGAAGTATGAATGGAGTCACACTGATGCAGAGGAGTTTGCTGACTTTTTAAAGCCCATGTTAGATTTTGATCCTAATCGGCGCGCCACTGCATATGAGTGCCTTCAACACCCTTGGCTGAAAATAGCAAATTCAGAGCAGAAAGAAAAGAAGGAAAAGAAAGAGAAAGAGTCATCTGTTAACTCTACACCAAACACAGAAGAGCTGTCGCAGACTGATAAACCAGCTAAGAGGAGGGCCAAGAAAGTGTATACATAG